The Henckelia pumila isolate YLH828 chromosome 2, ASM3356847v2, whole genome shotgun sequence genome includes a window with the following:
- the LOC140878817 gene encoding uncharacterized protein, translated as MHDGIDRVLTKMRYVPELKRNLISLGTLDSQGYSFKSGARSISVSKGSLVVMKAVKRNLLYVLQGETIIESTTSIQEQHVLPIGHLICYCEASWKKILCDWNNSADSCGSICSKKIVSCCGRFYAQSIRKVIHTEDVGVLVVGTLKISLSSGILQLVDATGGMDVVLDVPVLSVVWEIGRILEAKDFTIIIEGKPEKLVGLDLHPEQSLSCRSIFGA; from the exons atgcatgatgggattgaCAGAGTACTAACTAAGATGAGGTATGTGcccgagttgaagagaaacttgatatcattgggaacACTTGATTCTCAGGGATATTCGTTCAAATCAGGAGCAAGAAGTATTTCAGTGTCAAAAGGATCACTGGTCGTTATGAAGGCTGTCAAAAGGAACCTCCTTTATGTACTACAAGGTGAAACGATTATTGAAAGTACAACAAGTATTCAGGAACAgcat GTGCTTCCTATTGGTCATTTAATCTGTTATTGTGAGGCCTCATGGAAGAAAATTCTCTGTGACTGGAATAACAGTGCTGATTCTTGTGGTAGTATTTGTTCGAAAAAGATTGTATCATGCTGTGGAAGATTTTATGCACAATCAATCAGAAAAGTAATACACACAGAAGACGTCGGTGTGCTTGTAGTTGGAACTCTAAAG ATTTCTTTGTCTTCTGGAATATTGCAACTTGTTGATGCAACTGGTGGCATGGATGTCGTACTTGATGTTCCAGTGCTTTCAGTAGTGTGGGAAATTGGTAGGATTTTAGAG GCAAAAGATTTTACCATAATTATAGAAGGCAAACCTGAAAAACTGGTCGGCTTGGATTTGCACCCAGAACAATCATTATCCTGCCGAAGTATCTTTG GGGCATGA